A genomic region of Thermoanaerobaculia bacterium contains the following coding sequences:
- a CDS encoding HlyC/CorC family transporter, with product MTILVLALSESAGGAGAASGSMNPWLGLALGLLLVALNGFFVAAEFALVKVRPTQLDPLALAGSRMAKLARHQVAHLDAYLSACQLGITIASLALGWVGEPAFSWIMAPLVRMIPGATEALVHSVSLTTAFIIISALHIVVGEMAPKSFAIRRPQPTALWIAMPLYIFYWVIFPAIWLLNHAANGLLRLVGLKSAGEEELSHSEEELRILLSSSEMGSQSQLKREILDNVFELSLRNARQVMVPRADVTHLSTSLPITENIAIARRSGHTRFPLCERDLDSVIGLIHIKDLFRTTSPITDIASLARPVKFVPETTPLDRLLGRMQAERQHMVAVVDEYGGVSGIVTLENVIEEIVGEIQDEFDTDRPELTRSGDGLFTLSGSMLVVDLEDELGLELSTRDEDTIAGVVLSELGRKPRVGDRVVLGPAQLEVLEVQGNRIRSLGLELAPGQPSATP from the coding sequence ATGACGATCCTCGTGTTGGCCCTGTCCGAGAGCGCCGGCGGCGCTGGAGCGGCCTCGGGCTCCATGAACCCCTGGCTCGGACTTGCCCTCGGCCTGTTGCTCGTGGCGCTCAACGGCTTCTTCGTCGCCGCCGAGTTCGCGCTGGTCAAGGTGCGTCCGACCCAGCTCGATCCTCTGGCCCTCGCGGGGAGCCGGATGGCGAAGCTCGCGCGGCATCAGGTGGCCCACCTCGACGCCTACCTCTCGGCGTGTCAGCTCGGCATCACCATCGCGAGCCTGGCGCTCGGATGGGTCGGCGAGCCCGCCTTCAGCTGGATCATGGCCCCGCTCGTGCGGATGATCCCGGGCGCCACCGAGGCACTGGTGCACTCGGTGAGCCTCACGACCGCCTTCATCATCATCTCGGCGCTGCACATCGTGGTCGGCGAGATGGCGCCCAAGTCGTTCGCGATCCGGCGACCGCAGCCGACCGCGCTGTGGATCGCGATGCCGCTCTACATCTTCTACTGGGTCATCTTCCCGGCGATCTGGCTGCTCAACCACGCCGCGAACGGCCTGCTACGCCTGGTCGGCCTCAAGTCGGCCGGAGAAGAGGAGCTCTCTCATTCCGAGGAGGAGCTGCGCATTCTGCTCTCTTCGTCGGAGATGGGCAGCCAGTCCCAGCTCAAACGCGAGATCCTCGACAACGTCTTCGAGCTCTCGCTCCGGAACGCCCGGCAGGTCATGGTGCCGCGCGCCGACGTCACCCACCTTTCGACCTCCCTTCCGATCACCGAGAACATCGCCATCGCGCGCCGGAGTGGCCACACGCGCTTTCCGCTCTGCGAACGCGACCTCGACAGTGTCATCGGCCTCATTCACATCAAGGATCTCTTCCGCACCACCTCGCCGATCACCGACATCGCGAGCCTCGCGCGGCCGGTGAAGTTCGTGCCCGAGACCACGCCGCTCGATCGCCTGCTCGGCCGGATGCAGGCCGAGCGTCAGCACATGGTCGCGGTGGTCGACGAGTACGGCGGCGTCTCCGGCATCGTCACGCTCGAGAACGTCATCGAGGAGATCGTCGGCGAAATCCAGGACGAGTTCGACACCGACCGGCCGGAGCTCACCCGCAGTGGCGACGGCCTGTTCACTCTCTCCGGCTCGATGCTGGTGGTCGACCTCGAGGACGAGCTCGGGCTCGAGCTCTCCACTCGCGACGAGGACACCATCGCCGGCGTCGTGCTCTCCGAGCTCGGCAGGAAGCCCCGCGTCGGCGACCGCGTCGTGCTCGGCCCGGCGCAGCTCGAGGTTCTCGAGGTGCAGGGGAACCGGATCCGCTCGCTCGGCCTGGAGCTCGCCCCCGGGCAGCCCTCGGCGACCCCCTGA